From Rutidosis leptorrhynchoides isolate AG116_Rl617_1_P2 chromosome 3, CSIRO_AGI_Rlap_v1, whole genome shotgun sequence, a single genomic window includes:
- the LOC139900994 gene encoding uncharacterized protein, whose product MPKDSTNETPFSMVYGTEAVIPNEVLPNDRITEFDEQQNDDTLRENLDAMEERRKIEHIQQAEKKQQIANHNNKKVKPLDFQLNDLVLRSNKASWQQDVGKLGPRWEGPYKVVEITEYGSYHLETPDRIPIQCPWHAFHLKKYHM is encoded by the coding sequence ATGCCGAAAGACAGTACGAATGAAACACCCTTCAGTATGGTATACGGAACCGAAGCGGTCATACCGAATGAAGTACTTCCAAATGATCGGATAACAGAGTTCGATGAACAGCAAAACGATGACACATTACGAGAAAACTTGGATGCTATGGAAGAGCGACGAAAAATAGAGCATATCCAACAAGCTGAAAAGAAGCAACAAATCGCAAACCACAATAACAAAAAAGTCAAACCACTGGACTTTCAGTTAAACGATTTGGTGTTGCGTAGCAACAAGGCCAGCTGGCAACAAGACGTCGGTAAACTAGGCCCCAGATGGGAGGGACCCTACAAGGTTGTCGAAATAACTGAGTATGGTTCATACCACCTAGAGACACCGGATCGAATCCCGATACAGTGCCCTTGGCACGCCTTCCATTTAAAGAAATATCACATGTAA